A segment of the Balneola vulgaris DSM 17893 genome:
TTGAGACATATCGTACTGTGTTCCCCAGCTTAATTTTTTGTTGAGGATGAAAGTCCATTTGTCGCCAGGGATGCTGTATAAAGAATAGGTGCCTGCAGCAACTTCTTTGTCACCAAACATTACATCGCTTGAGAATGTAATAGCCGCTGATTCATTCGCTCCTGTTCTCCAAACTTTGCCAGCTGGCGCTAAGCTTGATAGTGCTCTGCCTTTTAAGCCTGGGCGGCCATAGGTTACTGCAACTGTAGTAGATCCGATATCTTGGCTTACAGCGGCATTAGGGCTTGGGCGATTGCCTTTACCTCGTTCTTGTGCAATCGAAAATTCAGTTGTTAAAAGTACCGCAACAAAAAGAAGTGTACCTAATTTGAATAGTGTTTTCATAATGGTAATGGTTAGTGAGGATTAATCGTTAGGGAATAAACTTTTATCAATGCCCGGTATAATCTTTAAGGCATTTTTGTAATACACTTTTTTCAACACTTCGTCAGGTAGATTCAATCCATACATCTTCCAAAAAGCATGGCGTTTTCGGAAGTAATCGAAGTATTCATCTTTGCTTTCCAGCACTCTAAAGTAGGTATGAAATTCAACAGGGCGATAAGTGTCTTTACCAAAGAGTAAGCGATCCTGATATTTCACAAAAAAGTCGTGAGCGAAACGAGGCTGTCTACCTAATTCTGCAATTACAGCCGCAATCTCTGTATATACATTAGGGAATTCATCTAGATGTTTGCCTAATCTCTCCAAGTCGTTTGCCATCCAACCTAAGTGCGCGTTAATAAAAGTGGTGTTAGGGTGTTTTCTGAATACATTCCATTGCTCACTCATAACTACTTCCCAGCTAGGGAAACGAGTGCTATCACCACGATGGCGACTTGGGAAGTTTTTCATTTCAATCCAGCGCTCATTTTTTTCGTCGATGGGAGCCCAGAAAACAGCTGGCTCGCCAGTATGAATAAGCACAGGAATACCTAATTCTCCAGCT
Coding sequences within it:
- a CDS encoding DUF2911 domain-containing protein; translation: MKTLFKLGTLLFVAVLLTTEFSIAQERGKGNRPSPNAAVSQDIGSTTVAVTYGRPGLKGRALSSLAPAGKVWRTGANESAAITFSSDVMFGDKEVAAGTYSLYSIPGDKWTFILNKKLSWGTQYDMSQDVIRVEAAVTSNDAPMMERFSIYFDTLSDTKAHLNLHWGTTMAAIPITVK
- a CDS encoding amidohydrolase family protein, which encodes MKRKLLLLLLPFLFIGNVIVSAQVVDTTMTFEEYNPTSTLVVPGEEITRAKFPFIDVHSHLWRMGTMDLTKTAAEMDALNMRVLVNLSGRSGEQLKSMVDNAKKLAPGRFVVFANIDFEGIDDPDWTERTVKQLEEDYKNGARGIKIFKNLGLTALDSKGNRISTDDPRIDPVWAKAGELGIPVLIHTGEPAVFWAPIDEKNERWIEMKNFPSRHRGDSTRFPSWEVVMSEQWNVFRKHPNTTFINAHLGWMANDLERLGKHLDEFPNVYTEIAAVIAELGRQPRFAHDFFVKYQDRLLFGKDTYRPVEFHTYFRVLESKDEYFDYFRKRHAFWKMYGLNLPDEVLKKVYYKNALKIIPGIDKSLFPND